Proteins from one Candidatus Manganitrophaceae bacterium genomic window:
- a CDS encoding DUF3341 domain-containing protein, with product MAKRAVIGIFDNPFQAEDCLDRLRYAGFLPTDISVLTPDKEGMRDFIHEKATKAPEGVATGATTGGVLGGIAGWLVGIGSLAIPGVGPFIAAGPILAALGGAAIGATAGGVAGGLIGLGIPEYEAKQYEAKVKEGGILVSVHCDDSDQVSRAKEIFKQSGARDISSTGEEGVSKSEAA from the coding sequence ATGGCAAAAAGAGCAGTCATCGGCATATTTGACAATCCCTTCCAGGCGGAAGACTGTCTTGACCGTCTTCGCTATGCGGGATTTCTTCCGACCGATATCTCGGTCTTAACCCCCGACAAAGAGGGGATGCGCGACTTTATCCATGAAAAAGCGACCAAGGCGCCCGAAGGGGTGGCCACCGGCGCGACCACCGGCGGGGTGCTGGGCGGCATCGCCGGATGGCTCGTCGGCATCGGCTCGCTCGCCATCCCGGGGGTCGGCCCGTTCATTGCAGCCGGTCCGATTTTAGCGGCGCTCGGCGGAGCCGCCATCGGTGCGACCGCCGGCGGTGTCGCCGGTGGGTTGATCGGTCTCGGCATCCCCGAATACGAGGCGAAACAGTACGAAGCCAAGGTCAAAGAAGGAGGCATCCTCGTTTCGGTCCATTGTGACGATTCGGATCAGGTCAGCCGGGCGAAAGAGATCTTCAAGCAAAGCGGCGCGAGGGACATCTCCTCCACCGGCGAAGAAGGAGTATCGAAAAGCGAAGCAGCCTAG